One stretch of Tachysurus fulvidraco isolate hzauxx_2018 chromosome 12, HZAU_PFXX_2.0, whole genome shotgun sequence DNA includes these proteins:
- the LOC113659287 gene encoding B2 bradykinin receptor-like produces the protein MIFNMTTVPSLALSDWELLQCNHTEAWEWVYSIQPTYMSIICVLGAFGNAFVLAVFCIQKGHCSVADIYLGNLAAADLFMVCCLPFWVITIIHKFNWYFGQPMCQAVSLIIGMNYYCSMLFLMLVSLDRYLVLTRPMSLGRRKGTSHAKAICVAIWLTGFLLSLPALLFRSVEFFPEFEAEACYMDYPHDGWRLRYNMTVNVVGFLVPVPLVSYCSYHIIVILSDKQVRRCSAVKTERKAAVLVLVVLSVFILCWLPFQIFIFLDTLYYFNVISGCLWGHSLDIGTQLSTYLGYSNSSLNPFLYVIVGKHFRQRAKGVFAQILNWGRWRVYPAHKINSSLRYTEGTRV, from the coding sequence ATGATTTTCAACATGACTACTGTTCCATCGCTGGCACTCTCAGACTGGGAGCTGTTGCAATGTAACCACACAGAGGCTTGGGAATGGGTCTATTCCATACAGCCGACCTACATGTCTATCATCTGTGTGCTGGGTGCATTTGGCAATGCCTTTGTCCTTGCTGTGTTTTGCATTCAGAAAGGTCACTGCTCTGTGGCAGACATCTATCTGGGAAACCTTGCTGCTGCTGATCTCTTCATGGTGTGCTGCCTTCCCTTCTGGGTCATCACTATAATTCACAAGTTCAACTGGTACTTTGGACAGCCCATGTGCCAAGCGGTCAGCCTCATAATTGGTATGAACTACTACTGCAGTATGCTGTTCCTCATGCTGGTTAGTTTGGACAGGTACCTAGTTCTGACAAGGCCGATGTCTCTGGGGAGACGGAAAGGCACCAGCCATGCCAAGGCTATCTGTGTGGCTATTTGGCTCACAGGATTTTTGCTCAGCCTTCCAGCGTTGTTGTTTCGCTCAGTGGAGTTTTTCCCTGAATTTGAGGCAGAGGCATGCTATATGGATTACCCTCATGATGGGTGGAGACTGCGTTACAACATGACGGTTAATGTGGTGGGTTTTCTGGTTCCTGTACCCCTTGTGTCTTATTGTAGCTACCATATCATTGTAATTCTGAGTGACAAACAGGTGAGGAGGTGTTCAGCTGTGAAAACAGAAAGGAAGGCTGCAGTTTTGGTGCTTGTTGTTCTGTCAGTATTCATTCTCTGCTGGCTGCCCtttcagatttttatattcCTCGACACactatattattttaatgtcataTCTGGTTGCCTCTGGGGACACAGTCTGGACATAGGTACACAGCTCTCTACTTACCTTGgttatagtaacagctcactcaACCCTTTTCTCTATGTGATAGTAGGAAAACATTTCAGGCAAAGGGCTAAAGGAGTATTTGCTCAGATACTGAACTGGGGGCGTTGGCGAGTCTATCCAGCTCACAAAATCAACTCCAGTCTAAGATATACAGAGGGTACAAGAGTGTAA
- the bdkrb1 gene encoding B1 bradykinin receptor, with amino-acid sequence MDQGEHEAITQLQNSTLAPPTMFNSSDWHLIHSIVPPYIFIVCLAGILGNAFVLFVFFFQRGKWTVPEIYLGNLALADLILLACLPFWAMNILNHFYWPYGEFLCKVVNLSIIVNMYASIYMLVMVNLDRYLALVLIMKARWLRRRRNAKVMCFCLWLFGVIMGIPTAAFRSVQDIPSFQRAVCIIHYPFDSWKLAHHLQLVLLGFALPLLVIVFCSCNILWVLHKRMDGVIPQNKNDRKATVLVSAVTLFFFICWAPFHIFTALDILCDLNILDRDAWDHILDVGNQFTTYLAFLNSCLNPLLYVCSGQYFKRKVIDIYKRRKSSTGSVASTLQRSVISTRSDQIKTAVL; translated from the coding sequence atGGATCAAGGAGAACATGAAGCAATTACCCAGCTTCAAAATTCCACACTTGCACCACCTACAATGTTCAACTCATCAGACTGGCATCTTATTCATTCTATTGTTCCTCcgtatatatttattgtgtgtttggcTGGGATTCTGGGCAATGCTTTTGTATTGTTCGTGTTCTTCTTCCAGAGGGGCAAGTGGACTGTGCCTGAGATCTATCTGGGAAACCTGGCTCTAGCTGACCTGATCCTGCTGGCCTGTTTACCATTTTGGGCCATGAACATCCTCAATCACTTCTACTGGCCATACGGAGAGTTTTTGTGTAAAGTTGTCAATCTCTCCATTATTGTTAACATGTATGCTAGCATTTATATGCTGGTGATGGTGAACTTAGATCGCTACCTTGCACTAGTGCTTATTATGAAAGCCAGATGGCTAAGGAGAAGACGAAATGCAAAGGTCATGTGCTTTTGTCTCTGGCTTTTTGGAGTGATCATGGGCATACCCACTGCTGCTTTCAGGAGCGTGCAGGACATCCCAAGTTTTCAGAGAGCAGTCTGCATTATTCATTACCCTTTTGACTCCTGGAAACTTGCCCACCATCTTCAACTGGTCCTGCTGGGCTTTGCTCTTCCTCTCCTGGTGATTGTCTTCTGTAGTTGTAATATTTTGTGGGTCCTTCACAAAAGAATGGATGGTGTTATTccacagaataaaaatgacagaaaggCCACAGTGCTAGTATCTGCTGTGACcctgtttttcttcatttgttgGGCTCCATTCCATATTTTCACCGCCCTGGATATACTTTGTGACCTCAACATCCTGGATCGGGATGCCTGGGATCATATCTTAGATGTCGGAAACCAATTTACCACATACTTAGCGTTTTTGAACAGCTGTCTTAATCCACTGCTTTATGTATGCAGTGGCCAATACTTCAAGAGGAAAGTCATTGATATCTATAAAAGAAGAAAGAGCTCAACTGGGTCAGTGGCCAGCACGTTACAACGTTCAGTTATATCAACAAGGAGTGatcaaataaaaacagctgTTTTGTAG
- the LOC113659461 gene encoding G-protein coupled receptor 4-like: protein MYPAAYSLFFIIGLPGNCLSLYVAWVQMQKGNSMAVYLVNLSICDLLYTITLPVWIINAVYHPVNNTLCSLIAVIMYNSFYVGSGLLCCISMDRYLAVVFPLYFAKVHTVQTAAFVSIFVWLIEIFVNIGLLAYTYQLQEFSASRLCEVKTPMDSHSANVAIIRVALSFLVPLFLMAFCFHQIMMSIKRSVSTSASERVKIRNLLCLLLVVYMVSFTPYQVVMFVRGLLENKSDNCEFVQQLINCYVVFVATTTINSVLDPIVYCLNTESSKAEILRVYTVCRHRLSQAVSVMTFSSSNDC from the coding sequence ATGTACCCAGCTGcttactctctctttttcatcaTTGGACTTCCAGGTAACTGTTTGTCATTGTATGTAGCATGGGTGCAAATGCAAAAGGGAAACAGCATGGCAGTCTATTTGGTCAATCTGTCTATATGTGACTTGTTATATACCATCACCTTGCCTGTATGGATCATAAATGCTGTGTATCACCCAGTGAACAATACCCTCTGCAGCCTCATCGCAGTGATCATGTACAACAGTTTCTATGTGGGTTCAGGATTGCTTTGCTGTATCTCTATGGACCGCTACCTTGCTGTGGTATTTCCTCTGTACTTTGCCAAAGTGCATACAGTGCAAACAGCAGCCTTTGTGAGCATATTTGTATGGCTTATAGAGATCTTTGTGAACATTGGCCTGCTGGCATACACATACCAACTGCAGGAATTCTCTGCTAGTCGACTGTGTGAGGTGAAAACACCTATGGACTCACACAGTGCCAATGTGGCTATAATTCGGGTTGCACTGTCCTTTCTTGTTCCTTTGTTCCTGATGGCCTTTTGTTTTCACCAGATCATGATGTCTATCAAAAGAAGTGTATCCACATCAGCTAGCGAGCGTGTGAAGATCCGAAATCTGCTCTGCCTTCTCTTGGTTGTATACATGGTTTCTTTCACCCCCTACCAGGTTGTCATGTTTGTCAGAGGGTTGTTGGAAAATAAAAGCGACAATTGCGAATTTGTCCAACAACTAATAAACTGCTATGTGGTGTTTGTTGCAACCACAACAATTAATAGTGTATTAGATCCAATTGTGTATTGTTTAAACACTGAAAGTTCCAAGGCAGAGATACTAAGGGTTTATACGGTGTGTCGGCATCGGTTATCTCAGGCTGTTTCTGTAATGACATTCTCCTCCTCTAATGACTGTTAA